The sequence below is a genomic window from Flavobacterium sediminilitoris.
ATTAGCCATTTCACGCTCAGAATTACTTCCTTTTTCACGAATAATAGCCGCTTTTGGTCTTGTTCCACTTTGAGTAACAGGAGCCAATCCAGTAAAGTGAGTTGGGAATGTATAGTTCAACGGTTGATTGGCAAAGTTTTCAAAACGTTCTAACGATTTTCCATTTTTGGTTTGTTTTTGGTCGAGTAGGAAAGAGGTTTCAAACCACATTTCTCTATATTGGTTAATATCGAAAGATAAAAGTCCAAGGTCTAAAGTAGTACTGTTAGAAACTTTTCCTAATTTAAATACTTCAACACCTGCTAAAGCTTTTTCAAAGGCAGCATCGTCTTTTGCTTGTAAAACAATTCCAATGTTTTCTGCAAAAAGGATTTTAACTAAGTCTTTTTCGGCAAACGAACTAAAATCTAATGCAGCACCAACATTTACATCAGCAAAACACATTTCTAGTAAAGTAGTAATTAAACCACCACTTCCTATGTCATGTCCAGCAACAATTAAATCAGCTTTTATCGCTTCTTGAATAGCATTGAAGGCCTTTTTAAAGAAAGCACTATCTTTTATGGTTGGAGTTTCACTACCAATCTTATTTTGTATTTGCGCAAACGAACTTCCACCTAATTTAAAATCATCTTGCGATAAATTGATATAGTAAACAGAACCTTTATCGTTTTGGAAAACAGGTTCCACAACTTTAGTAATGTCATTACAGTTTCCAGCAGCAGAAATAATTACAGTTCCAGGAGCAATAACCTCATCATTAGGGTATTTTTGCTTCATAGAAAGCGAATCTTTCCCAGTTGGAATATTGATTCCTAATTCGATAGCAAATTCCGAACACGCTTCAACAGCTTCATACAAACGAGCATCTTCACCTTCGTTTTTACAAGGCCACATCCAATTGGCAGACAAAGAAACACTTTTTAAATTGTCTTTTAAAGGAGCAAAAACAATGTTAGACAAAGCCTCAGCAATAGCATTTCTACTTCCTGCTTTTGGATCAATTAAAGCAGAAATAGGAGAGTGTCCAATAGAAGTAGCAATACCTTCCTTTCCATTATAATCTAAAGCCATGACACCTACATTGTTTAAAGGCAATTGTAAAGGTCCAGCACATTGTTGTTTGGCAACTTTTCCACCTACACATCGGTCTACTTTATTCGTTAACCAATCTTTACAAGCAACTGCTTCTAATTTTAGAACCTCTTCTAAATAAGTAGGTATATTTTCTTGCGAATAAACTATTTCTGAATAATTTCTATCTATCGTTTTATCCGTCATAATAGTTTTAGGAGAACTTCCAAAGAAATCTTCTAAAGCATAGTCCATAGGTTTTGCACCAGTAGTTTTGCTTTCAAACGTAAAACGATGATCACCCGTTACATCACCCACCTGATACATAGGAGCACGTTCCCTGTCTGAAATGCGTTGTAAAGTGTCAATATCTTGTTTACCAATAACCAATCCCATTCTTTCTTGCGATTCGTTACCAATAATTTCCTTAGCCGATAAAGTAGGGTCTCCTACAGGTAATTTGTCCAAGTCGATTAATCCACCTGTTTCTTCTACTAGTTCCGATAAACAATTCAGATGCCCACCAGCACCATGATCGTGAATAGAAACAATAGGGTTGTTATCGCTTTCTACCAAACCACGAATAGCATTAGCAGCACGTTTTTGCATTTCAGGATTCGAACGTTGGATAGCATTTAATTCAATTCCCGAACTAAATTCTCCTGTATCTGCTGAAGAAACAGCAGCTCCACCCATTCCAATTCTATAATTCTCACCACCAAGAATGACAATTTTATCACCTTCTTGAGGTTTCTTTTTTATCGCTTGATCTAATTTTCCGTAACCAATTCCACCAGCTTGCATGATTACTTTATCGTAACCCAATTTACGAGCCTGCTCTTCATGTTCGAAAGTAAGAATAGAACCCGTAATCAAAGGTTGTCCAAATTTATTTCCAAAATCAGATGCCCCGTTAGAAGCTTTGATTAAAATATCCATTGGAGTTTGATACAACCATTTTCTTTCAGCCATACCATTTTCATAACTTCTGTTGTTAGTCAAACGCGAATAAGAAGTCATGTAAACCGCAGTTCCAGCTAAAGGTAAAGAACCTTGTCCACCAGCTAAACGATCACGAATCTCTCCTCCAGAACCCGTTGCAGCACCATTGAATGGCTCAACAGTAGTTGGGAAATTATGAGTTTCCGCTTTTAAAGAAAGTACCGATTCAAACTCTTTTTTCTCGTAAAAATCAGGTTTATCTGCCGATTTAGGTGCAAATTGCTCCACTTTTGGTCCTTTTATAAAAGCAACATTATCTTTATAAGCCGAAACAATATCATTTGGATTTTCAGACGATGTCTTTTTAATTAATTTGAATAAAGACGTTTCTTTTTCTTTTCCATCAATTACAAAAGTTCCGTTGAAAATTTTATGACGACAGTGTTCTGAATTCGCTTGTGAAAAAGCAAATACTTCAGAATCAGTTAACTTTCGTCCTATTTTCGCAGCTAAATTATTTAAATACTCAATTTCCTCATCATTTAGAGCTAACCCTTCTGTTTGATTGTATTTTGCAATATCATCAATTTCAAGAATAGCTTCAGGAGAAATATTAATAGTAAAAATTTCTTGATTTAATTCGGAATATTTCTGAAAAAGCATCGGATCAAAATCTAAATAAGCTTCTGTTACTTTTTCAAATTCTTCAATTCTAATAATGCCTTCAATCCCCATATTCTGAGTAATCTCAACAGCATTAGTACTCCAAGGTGTTATCATGGCAGCTCTTGGACCAACAAAAAAAGCATCAATTGATGCCTGAGTCTTGTTTTGATCATCTACAAGTAAAGAAGCGTTAAAAAGCCAATTTAATTTCGATACAGTTTCTACTGATAGTTCATTTTGAGATTGAACAGCAAATAGAGTAGCAGTTTCGTTTCCGAAAAAATGAATCATTGTGTTGTGTTGTTTTATTCCGTTGTGTCCCATACAATTTGGTCCACTTCAGGCGTTGTTGTTTATGATGCAAATTTATTTTAAAAATATTGAAGTTCAAAAGATATTTGTAGCAACTTGATAATAAAAAATAGAGATGACTCAAAAGGCTTGAATAATCCCAGATTATGCCTTAGACTTTGTTATGAGAGAAAGGGATGCAAAATAGTTGCGAAGTACAGAAGTTTTGACCCACAAATGTAATATTAACTACATTGAGGACGTAAAACCGAATACTGAAGCAAATATAAAGTAGCCCTTTTTCGTAATAGAACTCTAATGTGTAATTTGAGATAATGAGATATTGTCACTTAATTTCTGTTCTAAATTAAGACTCCTTGTTTTTCTTTCTTTTTAAAAGAAAAAGAAAGAAAAAATAGTTGCATCCATTATTTTTTTGAACAATCTCCAGTATTTCTTTATAATTTCTGTTTAGCTAGAAAGGTTATTTTAGCGTTAGTTCGAGTATTTTTTGTGCAATAAAATGGAACAAAAAATGTATCGAGAACATATTAATGATGCTTCTCAATATAATTTCCCTTCATCCCTCTACGGAAAACCACTCGCCCCGAGGCAAAACCGAATGGAACAAAGCGAAGTGACCGAGAACCAGATTAAACTTACATCAAACTCACGTTATTTATGTGTCTGTTAAACCTCAAAAACCCGATGTTAAGCTATTCAAATTCTTACAGTTAAATTACATCTAAAAAACAAACTTTCTTTAAATCACTTTAAAAGAGATTGAGTCTTTATGTTTTTTCAGATTATTTTAAAAAAGGGGAGTTGTGCAACAGTTACTGCCGTTACCTGCTTCAGAACTATCTTTATTATTAGTAGTTTTTAAGATGTTTTGATAAAAGTCCTTAAGTTCTTACGGACTCATTATTTTCGCAAATTCAATCATTCTTGTTATGTTAAATGGCAGGTAACGGTGCGTATAAACGCAGTAGCGGATTATTGTTATGCCTCTGCTTTTCAGGTAACAATATGCTTTAATAAAATGGAATAGCGGGTTAAGATTGTACTTAACCCGCTATTGCATTTATACATTGTTGTGCACAGACTTTATCATTCCATTTCAATTATTTTTTGGTCTTTAAGTATCCCTTTTCCACCAGCCATAAGACTATTGATTTTGTTGTCTTCTATGTCCAAGTCTACTATGATAAGACTGTTAGATGGTTTTTCCATATACTTACCTTGTTGGATTTTGAATGTGTTTTTATTGATTTTAAAAATATCAAA
It includes:
- the purL gene encoding phosphoribosylformylglycinamidine synthase, whose protein sequence is MIHFFGNETATLFAVQSQNELSVETVSKLNWLFNASLLVDDQNKTQASIDAFFVGPRAAMITPWSTNAVEITQNMGIEGIIRIEEFEKVTEAYLDFDPMLFQKYSELNQEIFTINISPEAILEIDDIAKYNQTEGLALNDEEIEYLNNLAAKIGRKLTDSEVFAFSQANSEHCRHKIFNGTFVIDGKEKETSLFKLIKKTSSENPNDIVSAYKDNVAFIKGPKVEQFAPKSADKPDFYEKKEFESVLSLKAETHNFPTTVEPFNGAATGSGGEIRDRLAGGQGSLPLAGTAVYMTSYSRLTNNRSYENGMAERKWLYQTPMDILIKASNGASDFGNKFGQPLITGSILTFEHEEQARKLGYDKVIMQAGGIGYGKLDQAIKKKPQEGDKIVILGGENYRIGMGGAAVSSADTGEFSSGIELNAIQRSNPEMQKRAANAIRGLVESDNNPIVSIHDHGAGGHLNCLSELVEETGGLIDLDKLPVGDPTLSAKEIIGNESQERMGLVIGKQDIDTLQRISDRERAPMYQVGDVTGDHRFTFESKTTGAKPMDYALEDFFGSSPKTIMTDKTIDRNYSEIVYSQENIPTYLEEVLKLEAVACKDWLTNKVDRCVGGKVAKQQCAGPLQLPLNNVGVMALDYNGKEGIATSIGHSPISALIDPKAGSRNAIAEALSNIVFAPLKDNLKSVSLSANWMWPCKNEGEDARLYEAVEACSEFAIELGINIPTGKDSLSMKQKYPNDEVIAPGTVIISAAGNCNDITKVVEPVFQNDKGSVYYINLSQDDFKLGGSSFAQIQNKIGSETPTIKDSAFFKKAFNAIQEAIKADLIVAGHDIGSGGLITTLLEMCFADVNVGAALDFSSFAEKDLVKILFAENIGIVLQAKDDAAFEKALAGVEVFKLGKVSNSTTLDLGLLSFDINQYREMWFETSFLLDQKQTKNGKSLERFENFANQPLNYTFPTHFTGLAPVTQSGTRPKAAIIREKGSNSEREMANAMYLAGFDVKDVHMTDLISGRETLEDIQFIGAVGGFSNSDVLGSAKGWAGAFLYNEKANTALKNFFKREDTLSVGICNGCQLMMELELINPEHEVHGKMLHNDSHKHESGFTSVTIQENNSVMLKTLAGSTLGVWISHGEGKFNLPYSEDQYNIVAKYGYESYPSNPNGSDFNTAMMCDVTGRHLVMMPHIERSTFPWNWAHYPKDRNDVVSPWIEAFVNAREWIEKK